A genomic stretch from Streptomyces venezuelae ATCC 10712 includes:
- a CDS encoding prenyltransferase — MTSPERIAEHLVLPGVLTAEQAAETVAGILAVQREDGALPWFRGHHLDPWDHTEAAMALDAAGEHTAAARAYEWLARHQNGDGSWYAAYHDGEPDQVTDSGRESNFTAYIAVGVWHHYLSTGDDAFLDRMWPTVYAAVEFVLGLQQPGGQIGWKREADGTPVNDALLTGSSSIHQALRCALAIAEAREEPQPDWELAAGALGHAIRRHPERFLDKSRYSMDWYYPVLGGAITGPEAKARIEADWDTFVVPGLGVRCVVPNPWVTGGESCELALALWAVGESDRALTILQDIQHLRAANGMYWTGYVFEGETESDKAMWPEEQTSWTAGSLLLAVAALGGEEATVAVFGGERLPAGLEPDCCGT; from the coding sequence GTGACCTCACCCGAGCGGATCGCGGAACACCTCGTCCTGCCCGGGGTGCTCACCGCCGAGCAGGCCGCCGAGACCGTGGCCGGCATCCTCGCCGTCCAGCGCGAGGACGGCGCCCTGCCGTGGTTCCGGGGCCACCACCTCGACCCCTGGGACCACACCGAGGCCGCCATGGCCCTGGACGCGGCCGGCGAACACACCGCCGCCGCCCGCGCCTACGAGTGGCTCGCCCGCCACCAGAACGGCGACGGCTCCTGGTACGCGGCCTACCACGACGGCGAGCCCGACCAGGTCACCGACAGCGGCCGGGAGTCCAACTTCACCGCCTACATAGCCGTCGGCGTCTGGCACCACTACCTGTCCACCGGCGACGACGCCTTCCTCGACCGGATGTGGCCGACCGTATACGCCGCCGTCGAGTTCGTCCTCGGCCTCCAGCAGCCGGGCGGACAGATCGGCTGGAAGCGCGAAGCCGACGGCACCCCCGTGAACGACGCCCTGCTCACCGGCAGTTCGTCGATCCACCAGGCGCTGCGCTGCGCCCTCGCCATCGCCGAGGCCCGCGAGGAGCCGCAGCCCGACTGGGAGCTGGCGGCGGGCGCGCTCGGCCACGCGATCCGCAGGCACCCCGAGCGGTTCCTCGACAAGTCCCGCTACTCGATGGACTGGTACTACCCGGTCCTCGGCGGCGCGATCACCGGGCCCGAGGCGAAGGCGCGGATCGAGGCGGACTGGGACACGTTCGTCGTGCCCGGCCTCGGCGTGCGCTGTGTGGTCCCCAACCCGTGGGTGACCGGCGGCGAGAGCTGTGAACTCGCCCTCGCCCTCTGGGCGGTGGGGGAGTCCGACCGGGCCCTGACCATCCTCCAGGACATCCAGCACCTGCGGGCGGCGAACGGCATGTACTGGACGGGGTACGTCTTCGAGGGCGAGACGGAGAGCGACAAGGCCATGTGGCCCGAGGAGCAGACCAGCTGGACGGCCGGCTCCCTGCTGCTCGCGGTGGCGGCGCTCGGCGGCGAGGAGGCGACCGTGGCCGTCTTCGGCGGCGAACGCCTCCCGGCCGGCCTCGAACCGGACTGCTGCGGGACCTGA
- a CDS encoding class I SAM-dependent methyltransferase, translating into MLTVDFTRFPLAPGDRVLDLGCGAGRHAFECYRRGAQVVALDQNGEEIREVAKWFAAMKEAGEAPAGATATAMEGDALNLPFPDASFDVVIISEVMEHIPDDKGVLAEMVRVLKPGGRIAITVPRYGPEKICWTLSDAYHEVEGGHIRIYKADELLGKIRQAGLKPYGTHHAHALHSPYWWLKCAFGVDNDKALPVRAYHKLLVWDIMKKPALTRVAEQLLNPVVGKSFVAYATKPHLPKADTQ; encoded by the coding sequence GTGCTGACCGTCGACTTCACCCGCTTCCCGCTCGCCCCCGGCGATCGTGTGCTCGATCTGGGCTGTGGGGCCGGGCGGCACGCCTTCGAGTGCTACCGGCGCGGCGCCCAGGTCGTGGCCCTCGACCAGAACGGCGAGGAGATCCGCGAGGTCGCCAAGTGGTTCGCCGCCATGAAGGAGGCCGGGGAGGCCCCCGCGGGTGCGACCGCCACCGCGATGGAGGGTGACGCGCTCAACCTGCCCTTCCCCGACGCGTCCTTCGACGTCGTCATCATCTCCGAGGTCATGGAGCACATCCCGGACGACAAGGGCGTGCTCGCCGAGATGGTCCGCGTCCTCAAGCCGGGCGGCCGGATCGCGATCACCGTGCCCCGCTACGGCCCCGAGAAGATCTGCTGGACGCTCTCCGACGCGTACCACGAGGTCGAGGGCGGCCACATCCGCATCTACAAGGCGGACGAACTGCTCGGCAAGATCCGCCAGGCCGGCCTCAAGCCGTACGGCACCCACCACGCGCACGCCCTGCACTCGCCGTACTGGTGGCTGAAGTGCGCCTTCGGCGTCGACAACGACAAGGCGCTGCCGGTCCGGGCGTACCACAAGCTCCTGGTCTGGGACATCATGAAGAAGCCCGCCCTGACCCGGGTCGCCGAGCAGCTGCTCAACCCGGTCGTCGGCAAGAGCTTCGTGGCGTACGCGACCAAGCCCCACCTCCCCAAGGCCGACACCCAGTGA
- a CDS encoding glycosyltransferase family 4 protein, translating into MTAEAIEASPRQGVTATGRDPLRIALLTYKGNPFCGGQGVYVRHLSRELVRLGHHVEVIGSQPYPVLDEGEDLAGLTLTEIASLDLYRSPDPFRTPKREEFRDWIDGLEVATMWTGGFPEPLTFSLRARRMLAARRGDFDVVHDNQTLGYGLLGGPRAIGAPLVTTIHHPITVDRQLDLDAAADWKRRASVRRWYAFTRMQKRVARRLPSVLTVSGTSRREIVDHLGVREDRIRVVHIGADTDLWSPDPAVAEVPGRIVTTSSADVPLKGLIHLIEALAKLRTENPDAHLVVVGKRAEDGPVAAAIERYGLDGAVSFVKGISDAELVDLVRSAQVSCVPSLYEGFSLPAAEAMATGTPLVATTGGAIPEVAGADGETCLAVPPGDAGALAVALGRVLGDAQLRARLGAAGRARVLERFTWARAAQGTAELYREAVARQGAGARR; encoded by the coding sequence ATGACCGCTGAGGCCATAGAGGCGAGCCCCCGACAGGGCGTCACCGCGACGGGCCGCGATCCGCTGCGGATCGCTCTCCTCACGTACAAGGGCAACCCCTTCTGCGGTGGCCAGGGCGTCTACGTCCGCCACCTCTCCCGCGAACTCGTCCGCCTCGGCCACCACGTCGAGGTCATCGGCTCCCAGCCGTACCCCGTCCTCGACGAGGGCGAGGACCTGGCGGGCCTCACGCTCACTGAGATCGCCAGCCTCGACCTCTACCGCTCCCCGGACCCGTTCCGTACGCCGAAGCGCGAGGAGTTCCGGGACTGGATCGACGGCCTCGAGGTCGCCACCATGTGGACCGGCGGCTTCCCCGAGCCGCTCACCTTCTCCCTGCGGGCCCGGCGGATGCTCGCCGCCCGCCGCGGCGACTTCGACGTCGTCCACGACAACCAGACCCTCGGGTACGGGCTCCTCGGCGGCCCCCGCGCGATCGGCGCCCCGCTGGTCACCACGATCCACCACCCCATCACCGTCGACCGGCAGCTCGACCTCGACGCGGCCGCCGACTGGAAGCGCCGCGCGTCCGTCCGCCGCTGGTACGCCTTCACCCGCATGCAGAAGCGCGTCGCCCGCCGCCTGCCGTCCGTGCTCACCGTCTCCGGCACCTCCCGGCGGGAGATCGTCGACCACCTCGGCGTCCGCGAGGACCGCATCCGGGTCGTCCACATCGGCGCCGACACCGACCTCTGGTCGCCCGACCCGGCCGTCGCCGAGGTCCCCGGCCGGATCGTCACCACCTCCAGTGCGGACGTTCCCCTCAAGGGCCTGATCCACCTGATCGAGGCGCTCGCCAAACTCCGCACCGAGAACCCCGACGCCCACCTCGTCGTCGTCGGCAAGCGCGCCGAGGACGGGCCGGTCGCCGCGGCGATCGAGCGGTACGGACTTGACGGGGCGGTCTCGTTCGTCAAGGGCATCAGCGACGCGGAACTCGTCGACCTGGTGCGGTCGGCGCAGGTCTCCTGCGTGCCGTCGCTGTACGAGGGGTTCTCGCTGCCGGCCGCCGAGGCGATGGCCACCGGGACGCCGCTGGTCGCGACGACCGGCGGGGCGATCCCCGAGGTCGCGGGCGCCGACGGCGAGACGTGCCTGGCGGTGCCGCCGGGGGACGCGGGGGCGCTCGCCGTCGCGCTGGGGCGGGTGCTGGGCGACGCGCAGCTGCGGGCGCGGCTCGGCGCGGCCGGGCGGGCCCGGGTCCTGGAGCGGTTCACGTGGGCCCGTGCCGCCCAGGGCACCGCCGAGCTGTACCGCGAGGCGGTGGCCCGTCAAGGCGCCGGGGCCCGCCGGTGA
- a CDS encoding TetR family transcriptional regulator, with translation MTADIRADHRPASPPLTERQEARRRRILNASAQLAARGGFDAVQMREVAEAAGVALGTLYRYFPSKIHLLVATMQDQLQHMHTTLRKRPPAGADPADRVAETLMRAFRALQREPQLADAMVRALTFADRGVSPEVDTVSRLTTAIILDAMGAEHPTPEQLSAVRVIEHTWHSALITWLSGRASIAQVKIDIETVCRLIDLTAPSPGTDSPAS, from the coding sequence ATGACCGCAGACATCAGGGCGGACCACAGACCGGCGTCGCCGCCCCTCACGGAGCGCCAGGAGGCGCGGCGCCGCCGCATCCTGAACGCCAGCGCCCAGCTCGCGGCCCGCGGCGGCTTCGACGCCGTGCAGATGCGGGAGGTGGCCGAAGCGGCCGGGGTGGCCCTGGGGACGCTGTACCGCTACTTTCCGTCCAAGATCCATCTGCTGGTCGCGACGATGCAGGACCAGCTCCAGCACATGCACACGACCCTGCGGAAGCGGCCGCCGGCCGGCGCGGACCCGGCGGACCGGGTCGCGGAGACCCTGATGCGGGCCTTCCGGGCGCTCCAGCGCGAGCCGCAGCTCGCCGACGCCATGGTCAGGGCGCTGACCTTCGCGGACCGCGGGGTGAGCCCCGAGGTGGACACCGTCTCGCGGCTGACGACGGCGATCATCCTGGACGCGATGGGCGCGGAGCACCCCACCCCTGAGCAGCTGTCGGCGGTGCGGGTGATCGAGCACACCTGGCACTCGGCGCTGATCACCTGGCTTTCGGGGCGCGCCTCGATCGCACAGGTGAAGATCGACATCGAGACGGTCTGCCGGCTGATCGACCTGACGGCACCGTCCCCGGGGACGGACTCCCCGGCGAGCTGA
- a CDS encoding ferredoxin, with product MGDRWHVEVDRSVCIGSGMCVNHAPDGFRLDTARQSHPVEPESDAGERLLAAAEGCPVEAITITLADGGEPVFPPEE from the coding sequence ATGGGAGACCGCTGGCACGTCGAGGTCGACCGGAGCGTCTGCATCGGCTCCGGCATGTGCGTCAACCACGCCCCGGACGGCTTCCGCCTCGACACGGCCCGCCAGTCGCACCCGGTGGAACCGGAGTCCGACGCGGGCGAACGCCTCCTCGCGGCGGCCGAGGGGTGCCCGGTGGAGGCCATCACGATCACCCTCGCGGACGGCGGGGAACCGGTGTTCCCCCCGGAGGAGTAG
- a CDS encoding aldehyde dehydrogenase has product MTELVEHGKLFIGGELTDPLGADVIEVVSPHTEEVIGRVPHASTADVDAAVAAARRAFDEGPWPRMTLEERIAVVGRIKDAIAVRHEEIARSISAQNGSPYSWSVLAQALGAMMVWDAAITVARDFTYEERRGGVLGPLLVRREPVGVVAAVVPWNVPQFTAAAKLGPALLAGCTVVLKPSPESPLDSYILADIATEAGLPEGVLSIVPADREVSEYLVGHPGIDKVSFTGSVAAGKRVMEVASRNLTRVTLELGGKSAAVILPDADLATAVAGIVPAAWMNNGQACVAQTRILAPRSRYEEIAEAFAAAAGALVVGDPLDPATQVGPLVAQRQQRRSLDYIRIGQDEGAKVLAGGGRPAGLDRGWYVEPTLFGGVDNSMRIAREEIFGPVICLLPYGDEAEALRIANDSDFGLSGSVWTGDVEHGVDFARGVRTGTFNVNTFSLDMLGPFGGYKNSGLGREFGPEGLGEYLEHKMIHLPAGYEGGA; this is encoded by the coding sequence ATGACCGAGCTTGTGGAGCACGGAAAGCTGTTCATCGGCGGGGAGTTGACCGACCCGCTCGGCGCGGACGTCATCGAGGTCGTCTCCCCGCACACCGAGGAGGTCATCGGCCGCGTCCCGCACGCCTCCACCGCCGACGTCGACGCCGCCGTCGCCGCCGCGCGCCGGGCCTTCGACGAGGGGCCCTGGCCGCGGATGACGCTGGAGGAGCGGATCGCGGTCGTCGGCCGCATCAAGGACGCGATCGCCGTCCGGCACGAGGAGATCGCCCGCTCCATCAGCGCGCAGAACGGCTCCCCGTACTCCTGGTCCGTGCTCGCCCAGGCGCTCGGCGCGATGATGGTGTGGGACGCGGCGATCACCGTCGCCCGCGACTTCACGTACGAGGAGCGGCGCGGCGGCGTCCTCGGGCCGCTGCTCGTGCGGCGCGAGCCGGTGGGGGTGGTCGCGGCCGTCGTCCCGTGGAACGTGCCGCAGTTCACCGCCGCCGCCAAGCTGGGGCCCGCGCTGCTCGCGGGCTGCACGGTGGTCCTCAAGCCCTCGCCGGAGTCGCCCCTCGACTCGTACATCCTGGCCGACATCGCCACCGAGGCCGGGCTGCCCGAGGGGGTGCTGAGCATCGTGCCCGCCGACCGCGAGGTCAGCGAGTACCTCGTCGGCCACCCCGGGATCGACAAGGTGTCCTTCACCGGCTCGGTCGCCGCCGGCAAGCGGGTCATGGAGGTCGCCTCCCGCAACCTCACCCGCGTCACCCTCGAACTCGGCGGGAAGTCGGCCGCCGTGATCCTGCCGGACGCGGACCTCGCGACCGCCGTCGCCGGGATCGTCCCGGCGGCCTGGATGAACAACGGCCAGGCGTGCGTGGCCCAGACCCGCATCCTCGCCCCCCGCTCGCGGTACGAGGAGATCGCCGAGGCCTTCGCGGCGGCGGCCGGCGCGCTGGTCGTCGGCGACCCGCTCGATCCGGCCACCCAGGTCGGCCCGCTGGTGGCCCAGCGGCAGCAGCGGCGTTCGCTCGACTACATCCGGATCGGCCAGGACGAGGGCGCCAAGGTCCTCGCGGGCGGCGGCCGCCCGGCCGGGCTCGACCGGGGCTGGTACGTCGAGCCGACCCTCTTCGGCGGGGTCGACAACTCCATGCGGATCGCCCGCGAGGAGATCTTCGGCCCGGTGATCTGCCTCCTGCCGTACGGGGACGAGGCCGAGGCCCTGCGGATCGCGAACGACTCCGACTTCGGGCTCAGCGGCAGCGTCTGGACCGGCGACGTGGAGCACGGCGTCGACTTCGCCCGGGGCGTCCGCACGGGCACCTTCAACGTCAACACCTTCAGCCTCGACATGCTCGGCCCGTTCGGCGGCTACAAGAACTCCGGCCTGGGCCGGGAGTTCGGCCCCGAGGGCCTCGGCGAGTACCTGGAGCACAAGATGATCCACCTGCCCGCCGGCTACGAGGGCGGCGCGTGA
- a CDS encoding MBL fold metallo-hydrolase — MQGSTQGPAPRVTEHGGGVWALRVPIPDNPLGHTLVHVLDTDRGPVLVDTGWDDPDSWTELTAGLDALGLSVRDVHGVVITHHHPDHHGLSGRVREESGAWIAMHAADTAVVRRTREAEPGTWLDYLARKLAAVGAPEDHLAPLRAARAPGRTRTLPGLRAALPDREIVPGELLDLAGRRLRAIWTPGHTPGHVCLHLEEEHPARRPGHGRLFSGDHLLPGITPHIGLYEDPDDATETDPLGDYLDSLERIGRLGVAEVLPAHQHSFTDAAGRVRELLDHHEERLTGLLGLLATPLTPWQLAVRMEWNRPWDQIPYGSRNIAVSEAEAHVRRLVKLGRAEAVPGTEPVAYVAV, encoded by the coding sequence ATGCAGGGATCCACGCAGGGACCCGCCCCCCGGGTGACCGAGCACGGCGGAGGCGTCTGGGCGCTCCGGGTGCCCATCCCCGACAACCCGCTCGGCCACACCCTCGTCCACGTCCTCGACACCGACCGCGGCCCGGTCCTCGTCGACACCGGCTGGGACGACCCCGACTCCTGGACCGAACTCACCGCCGGCCTCGACGCGCTGGGGCTCTCCGTACGGGACGTGCACGGCGTCGTCATCACCCACCACCACCCCGACCACCACGGCCTGTCCGGACGGGTCCGCGAGGAGTCCGGGGCCTGGATCGCCATGCACGCCGCCGACACCGCCGTCGTCCGCCGCACCCGCGAGGCCGAGCCGGGCACCTGGCTCGACTACCTCGCCCGCAAACTCGCCGCCGTCGGCGCCCCCGAGGACCACCTCGCCCCGCTGCGGGCCGCCCGCGCCCCGGGCCGGACGCGCACCCTCCCCGGGCTGCGGGCCGCCCTCCCCGACCGCGAGATCGTCCCCGGCGAACTCCTCGACCTGGCCGGCCGGCGGCTGCGCGCCATCTGGACCCCCGGCCACACCCCCGGCCACGTCTGCCTCCACCTGGAGGAGGAGCACCCCGCCCGACGGCCCGGCCACGGCCGGCTCTTCTCCGGCGACCACCTGCTGCCCGGCATCACCCCGCACATCGGCCTCTACGAGGACCCCGACGACGCGACCGAGACCGACCCCCTCGGCGACTACCTCGACTCCCTCGAACGGATCGGGCGCCTCGGGGTCGCCGAGGTCCTCCCCGCCCACCAGCACTCCTTCACCGACGCCGCGGGCCGGGTCAGGGAACTCCTCGACCACCACGAGGAACGGCTCACCGGTCTCCTCGGCCTCCTCGCCACCCCGCTCACCCCCTGGCAGCTCGCCGTACGGATGGAGTGGAACCGCCCCTGGGACCAGATCCCCTACGGCTCCCGGAACATCGCCGTCAGCGAGGCCGAGGCCCACGTCCGCCGCCTGGTGAAACTCGGCCGCGCGGAGGCGGTGCCGGGGACGGAGCCGGTGGCGTACGTGGCGGTGTGA